A window from Salvia miltiorrhiza cultivar Shanhuang (shh) chromosome 2, IMPLAD_Smil_shh, whole genome shotgun sequence encodes these proteins:
- the LOC131008835 gene encoding stemmadenine O-acetyltransferase-like, whose product MEQIITASRIVKPSSPTPLASKTHKLSLVDQIAPPIYITLIFFYQNHESRHHQQISRRLQQSLSEILTIFYPLAGTIKQNTFVDCNDSGANFVEARVHARLAHFTHNPKMEQLGKLIPAGYSSATDDNPKLSVRTSYFDCGGVAVAVCFPHKHGDTASFATFMNAWAAVSRGEASRIIQPSFDLALRFPPRDVFASGFREGITEEKMVTRRLVFDKEEVERIRKLEASRSEVEDPTRVEAVSAFLWRSFIHAHKQTGTETASFPTCHMVSMRRRAAPPVADHAFGNCFTIALALVSGDGDEDVLVSRLRAAIRGVDEDYVEAIGGAEFAQAALDEVGDFLVSGNCGFTSWLRFPLYDVDFGWGKPDWVGTGTMPYKNQVTLMDTPSGDGIEAWINVPHDHFFQFIQADCNNLLT is encoded by the coding sequence ATGGAGCAGATAATCACGGCAAGTCGCATTGTGAAGCCGTCATCTCCAACTCCGCTTGCATCCAAAACCCACAAACTATCACTTGTCGACCAAATTGCACCCCCAATTTATATCACCCTCATCTTCTTCTACCAAAACCATGAATCTCGCCACCACCAACAAATCTCGCGACGTCTGCAACAATCCCTCTCGGAGATCCTCACCATCTTCTATCCCTTAGCCGGCACAATCAAGCAAAACACATTCGTCGACTGCAACGACTCCGGAGCCAATTTCGTGGAGGCCCGAGTTCACGCCCGCCTCGCCCACTTCACACACAACCCTAAAATGGAGCAACTCGGAAAACTAATCCCGGCCGGCTACTCATCCGCCACCGACGACAACCCCAAATTGTCAGTGAGAACCAGCTACTTTGACTGCGGAggagtcgccgtcgccgtcTGTTTCCCGCATAAACACGGCGACACCGCAAGCTTCGCAACGTTCATGAACGCGTGGGCGGCCGTTTCCCGCGGGGAAGCTTCTAGAATCATCCAGCCCTCCTTCGATTTGGCGCTGCGGTTCCCTCCGAGAGACGTATTCGCCTCCGGATTCCGCGAGGGAATCACGGAGGAGAAAATGGTGACGAGGAGGCTAGTTTTCGACAAGGAGGAGGTGGAGAGGATTAGGAAATTGGAAGCTTCTAGAAGCGAGGTGGAGGATCCGACTAGAGTGGAAGCCGTCTCGGCTTTCCTCTGGCGGAGCTTCATCCACGCGCATAAACAAACGGGGACGGAAACGGCGTCGTTCCCGACGTGTCACATGGTGAGCATGAGGCGGCGGGCGGCGCCCCCCGTGGCAGATCACGCCTTCGGGAACTGCTTCACGATCGCTCTGGCGCTTGTGTCGGGAGATGGAGACGAGGATGTGCTGGTGTCGAGATTGAGGGCTGCCATACGAGGAGTGGACGAGGATTACGTGGAAGCCATCGGCGGCGCCGAGTTCGCTCAAGCGGCGCTGGATGAAGTGGGCGATTTCCTAGTGTCGGGAAACTGTGGATTCACGAGCTGGTTGAGGTTTCCGTTGTACGACGTGGATTTCGGATGGGGGAAGCCGGATTGGGTTGGCACGGGGACGATGCCGTACAAGAATCAGGTGACTCTCATGGATACTCCGTCGGGAGATGGTATCGAGGCATGGATTAACGTTCCTCACGACCACTTCTTCCAATTCATACAAGCCGATTGCAATAACCTCCTTACTTAA